In Nitrosococcus oceani ATCC 19707, the following proteins share a genomic window:
- a CDS encoding competence/damage-inducible protein A: MQRQVGAVIIGDELLSGKRRDKHFPHLIEALDKRGLELAWCQFIGDDAGIITRTLHHTLRSGAIVFCFGGIGATPDDRTRQCAAEAAGTTLFPHPDAIKEVEAQYGERAYPYRIRMAHLPQGSQIIPNPLNRVPGFSLHSHHFLPGFPEMAWPMTEWVLETYYSDLRDLAPKAEQIIRVIGVGESDLLPLMEQIVSRYSHLRFSCLPHLGKHQPILELGLRGNHSEVMLAMNELKEGLAQLNIRWHSK, from the coding sequence ATGCAGAGACAAGTAGGCGCCGTCATCATAGGCGATGAATTGCTTAGCGGGAAACGGCGCGATAAACACTTTCCCCATCTCATCGAAGCCTTGGACAAGCGGGGGCTAGAGCTGGCTTGGTGTCAGTTTATCGGCGATGATGCCGGAATAATTACCCGCACCCTGCACCATACCCTTCGCTCGGGGGCTATCGTTTTTTGCTTTGGCGGAATCGGCGCAACCCCAGATGACCGCACCCGGCAATGTGCCGCGGAAGCTGCTGGCACCACCCTCTTTCCCCACCCCGATGCCATCAAGGAAGTGGAGGCTCAGTATGGAGAGCGGGCCTACCCTTACCGCATCCGAATGGCTCACCTTCCCCAAGGAAGCCAAATTATTCCCAACCCCCTCAACCGAGTCCCGGGTTTTTCCCTTCATTCCCACCATTTTTTGCCGGGGTTCCCGGAAATGGCCTGGCCCATGACAGAATGGGTGCTAGAGACTTATTATTCAGATTTACGCGATTTAGCCCCTAAGGCGGAACAAATCATCCGCGTGATTGGGGTAGGTGAAAGTGATCTGCTCCCGCTTATGGAACAGATCGTCTCCCGTTACTCCCACTTGCGTTTTTCCTGCCTTCCCCATCTTGGCAAGCACCAACCTATTCTTGAGCTTGGGTTACGGGGAAATCACTCAGAAGTTATGCTAGCGATGAACGAATTGAAGGAAGGGTTAGCGCAACTGAATATACGCTGGCATTCTAAGTGA
- a CDS encoding ATP-dependent DNA helicase — protein sequence MEYALFSAAELLGEDGPLARQIEGFTPRRPQQEMAEVVAKALEGKQTLVTEAGTGTGKTYAYLVPALLSGIKVIISTGTKHLQDQLYHRDLPLVKNALGISSRVALLKGRSNYLCLHRLHLFTQEGEASHGRLAGDLVKAQLWARQTSTGDISELGGVADDSPVWPRITSTADNCFGQGCPSFSKCHLMAARRQAQEADILVINHHLLLSDMALQEEGHGDLLPPAKAYILDEAHQLPETASRFFGRRVSGRQLLELARDSGAEQRNDAPDMLAIRDACQWLEKTVADFRLALGLGERRLAWRKVADMPPVALALEQLSRALADLEVELEPAAVRGKGLEHCFKRCGSLREQLAMFAEEASEDFVYWFEAYSRSFILSASPLEISENFQAYMECRPGAWIFTSATMAVGEHFDHFNHQLGLEMPASYRWESPFDFQRQALLYQPVGLPEPHDSGYTQAVIEESLPVLEASRGRAFLLFTSHRALKEAYSLLKDRIAFPLLVQGSAPRSELLRRFRALGNGVLLGTSSFWEGVDVRGEALSCVIIDKLPFASPGEPLLQARIEAIRRQGGNPFMDYQLPNAVIQLKQGVGRLIRDVHDRGVLMLCDPRLRSKSYGRLFLKSLPSIAQSQDIKEVEAFFQTG from the coding sequence ATGGAATACGCTTTATTTTCTGCGGCTGAGCTTCTAGGCGAAGACGGTCCTTTAGCCCGCCAAATTGAAGGATTTACCCCGCGCCGCCCGCAACAGGAGATGGCGGAAGTGGTTGCTAAGGCTTTAGAAGGAAAACAAACTTTAGTGACTGAAGCGGGTACAGGCACGGGCAAAACCTACGCTTATTTGGTACCAGCATTATTGTCAGGGATCAAAGTTATCATTTCCACGGGGACTAAGCATCTCCAGGATCAGCTTTACCATCGGGATTTACCCTTGGTGAAAAATGCCTTGGGTATTTCCTCCCGGGTGGCCCTGCTTAAAGGGCGGAGTAATTATCTTTGCCTCCATCGTTTACATTTGTTTACCCAGGAAGGGGAAGCGAGTCATGGCCGTTTGGCTGGGGATCTGGTAAAGGCGCAACTGTGGGCGCGCCAGACTTCCACTGGCGATATTAGCGAATTGGGTGGAGTCGCTGATGATTCCCCCGTGTGGCCCCGAATTACTTCCACAGCGGATAACTGTTTTGGGCAAGGATGTCCCTCCTTCTCGAAATGTCATTTGATGGCGGCCCGGCGCCAGGCCCAGGAAGCCGATATCCTGGTGATTAATCATCACTTGTTATTATCGGATATGGCGCTACAGGAGGAAGGTCATGGCGATCTGCTGCCGCCAGCCAAGGCGTATATTTTGGATGAGGCTCATCAGCTTCCTGAAACCGCCTCCCGCTTTTTTGGGCGCCGTGTAAGTGGTCGCCAATTGCTAGAGTTGGCCCGTGACAGTGGAGCGGAGCAACGCAATGACGCCCCTGATATGTTAGCTATCCGTGATGCTTGCCAGTGGCTGGAGAAGACGGTAGCCGATTTCCGCTTGGCCTTGGGTCTCGGAGAGCGCCGCTTGGCTTGGCGGAAGGTTGCGGATATGCCGCCAGTAGCCCTAGCGCTAGAGCAACTAAGTAGGGCCTTGGCGGATTTGGAAGTAGAACTTGAGCCGGCGGCGGTGCGGGGCAAGGGTTTGGAACATTGTTTTAAGCGCTGCGGGAGTTTGCGGGAGCAGCTTGCGATGTTTGCTGAAGAGGCAAGCGAAGATTTTGTTTATTGGTTCGAAGCCTACAGTCGATCCTTTATTTTAAGCGCGAGTCCCTTGGAAATCAGTGAAAACTTTCAGGCTTACATGGAATGTCGGCCGGGTGCTTGGATATTCACTTCGGCCACCATGGCGGTAGGGGAGCACTTTGATCATTTCAATCATCAGCTAGGTTTAGAAATGCCTGCCAGCTATCGTTGGGAAAGTCCCTTTGATTTCCAGCGGCAAGCCCTTTTGTATCAGCCTGTTGGGCTTCCTGAACCTCATGATTCCGGTTATACCCAGGCAGTGATCGAAGAATCCCTGCCGGTGCTTGAAGCTAGCCGCGGCCGCGCCTTTTTGCTGTTTACCAGTCATCGGGCGCTGAAGGAAGCCTATAGCTTGCTCAAGGATCGAATAGCTTTTCCTTTATTAGTCCAAGGTAGCGCACCGCGCAGTGAGTTGTTGCGCCGCTTCCGCGCTTTGGGTAATGGTGTATTGTTAGGTACGAGTAGCTTTTGGGAGGGCGTGGATGTCCGCGGCGAGGCTTTGTCCTGTGTCATTATTGATAAACTGCCTTTTGCTTCCCCAGGTGAACCGCTGCTGCAAGCCAGAATTGAGGCCATCCGTCGTCAGGGCGGTAACCCTTTTATGGACTATCAACTTCCCAATGCTGTCATTCAGCTTAAGCAAGGCGTGGGACGGCTGATTCGCGATGTGCATGATCGAGGCGTATTGATGCTCTGTGATCCCCGCCTTCGCAGTAAATCCTATGGTCGTTTGTTCCTGAAGAGCCTGCCAAGCATAGCCCAAAGCCAGGATATTAAAGAGGTGGAAGCCTTTTTCCAGACTGGATGA
- a CDS encoding bile acid:sodium symporter family protein, whose amino-acid sequence MATTANRITALFPLLALMGAGVAYQYPEPWVVLKPAIVPLLGVIMFGMGITLKANDFVLILKQPQAVATGALLQFLLMPFIAWIVSHLFSLPAYLTVGMILLGCSPGGTASNVVCYLARGDVALSITLTAASTLLSVLATPFLTWLYVGQQVPVPVADMLQSILIIVLLPVTLGVIINTFFGQRLGKLTDVFPVISVFAIVLIVAIIVAINQDKLTLIAPTIALCILLHNGLGLASGYGLAQTLGFSQRQSRTVAIEVGMQNSGLAVALALKYFTAQAALPGALFSIWHNLSGSLLAYYWSHRSQDSPGERLKADAHPVWKKASTSLISWLWAMLGRLFRNKRP is encoded by the coding sequence ATGGCAACAACAGCTAATCGAATCACAGCTCTATTTCCACTGCTGGCGCTCATGGGGGCTGGAGTGGCCTACCAATATCCTGAACCCTGGGTAGTTCTCAAACCGGCTATCGTACCCCTGTTAGGTGTGATCATGTTTGGCATGGGAATAACTCTTAAAGCCAATGATTTCGTCCTAATTCTCAAACAGCCCCAAGCTGTTGCGACGGGCGCCCTGTTACAGTTTTTATTGATGCCTTTCATCGCCTGGATAGTAAGCCACCTTTTTAGCTTACCGGCATATCTTACCGTCGGCATGATTCTGCTGGGATGCAGCCCAGGAGGCACCGCCTCCAATGTGGTGTGTTATCTAGCCCGGGGTGATGTGGCCCTCTCCATCACCCTAACGGCTGCTTCCACGCTTCTATCGGTTCTTGCCACTCCTTTTCTCACCTGGCTTTATGTGGGGCAGCAAGTCCCAGTGCCAGTAGCTGATATGCTGCAAAGTATTTTGATAATCGTGCTGCTTCCTGTCACCTTGGGAGTTATCATCAATACTTTTTTCGGCCAACGGCTAGGCAAGCTCACCGATGTTTTTCCTGTCATTTCGGTCTTTGCCATTGTGCTCATCGTGGCGATTATCGTGGCCATTAACCAGGATAAACTGACCCTCATTGCTCCAACAATCGCCCTCTGCATCCTGTTACATAATGGATTGGGCCTGGCAAGCGGTTATGGATTAGCCCAGACCCTAGGTTTTAGTCAACGCCAATCCCGCACCGTAGCCATTGAGGTAGGCATGCAGAACTCAGGTCTAGCGGTGGCCCTGGCCTTAAAATACTTTACCGCCCAGGCCGCCCTTCCCGGAGCTTTATTTAGTATCTGGCACAATCTCTCCGGGTCCCTGCTGGCTTACTACTGGTCACACCGTTCCCAAGACTCCCCAGGGGAACGATTAAAAGCCGACGCTCATCCAGTCTGGAAAAAGGCTTCCACCTCTTTAATATCCTGGCTTTGGGCTATGCTTGGCAGGCTCTTCAGGAACAAACGACCATAG
- a CDS encoding RNA-guided endonuclease InsQ/TnpB family protein yields the protein MTEPDSSKIQRSYKFRFYPTSIQRQQLALEFGHARWVWNTCLTWRGRQYRVHDKRVTGVDFSRQLTFLKKLGAYAWLGEATRDGLMQKLRDQDRAFRNFFAGRAKYPKFKKRAHTQSIRYCFDHRRRGKMKAWIEGKLVLPKLGALKLKGSRRPQGVPKMVTVTQDGAGRYFISFMCEETIQPLPRKPNGIGVDLGVKDIVVTSEGWKSGNPRHLRKIQRGLSRKRKGSHRWHRQRIRVAKAHARVSNTRQDWLHKLSTVLIRQAGFIAMEDLNVRGMMANRRLAKALGDVGMHELKRQLAYKAKWYGRALVQVDRWAPTSKTCSACGTVIDVMALKVREWRRIPTGGGRMTAKGRPRNANGSKASEAACLCDARRQVGNKRTRLSRKLQYSYHQLAARGDVT from the coding sequence ATGACCGAGCCGGATTCTAGCAAAATACAGCGAAGCTACAAGTTTCGCTTCTACCCCACCAGCATCCAGCGCCAGCAACTTGCCCTTGAGTTTGGCCATGCCCGCTGGGTGTGGAATACCTGTCTGACCTGGCGGGGCCGTCAATACCGGGTGCACGATAAGCGCGTGACTGGCGTTGATTTTAGCCGCCAGCTCACGTTTCTAAAAAAGCTAGGGGCTTACGCGTGGCTGGGCGAAGCGACCCGCGATGGCCTCATGCAAAAGCTCCGCGACCAGGACAGGGCCTTCAGGAACTTCTTTGCGGGTCGGGCCAAATATCCCAAGTTCAAAAAAAGAGCCCATACCCAAAGTATCCGCTACTGCTTCGATCATCGCCGCAGGGGCAAGATGAAAGCGTGGATAGAGGGTAAGCTCGTTCTGCCCAAGCTCGGGGCGCTCAAGCTCAAGGGGTCCCGCAGGCCCCAGGGCGTCCCCAAGATGGTGACGGTCACCCAGGACGGTGCGGGTCGTTATTTTATCTCCTTCATGTGCGAAGAGACGATCCAGCCGCTGCCGCGAAAGCCAAACGGTATCGGCGTGGATCTCGGCGTGAAGGATATTGTCGTGACTTCCGAGGGCTGGAAGTCAGGCAACCCACGGCACCTCAGGAAAATTCAGCGTGGATTATCCCGCAAGCGCAAGGGTAGTCATCGCTGGCACCGTCAGCGGATACGGGTCGCCAAGGCCCACGCCAGGGTGAGCAATACCCGTCAGGATTGGCTGCATAAGCTCAGCACGGTACTGATTCGCCAGGCTGGTTTCATCGCCATGGAAGATTTGAACGTCAGGGGCATGATGGCCAATAGACGGCTAGCCAAGGCATTGGGCGATGTGGGCATGCACGAACTTAAACGCCAATTGGCATACAAGGCTAAGTGGTATGGCCGGGCGTTGGTGCAAGTGGATAGGTGGGCGCCCACCAGTAAAACGTGCTCGGCATGTGGCACGGTGATCGATGTCATGGCGCTCAAGGTTCGCGAGTGGAGGCGTATACCCACTGGAGGTGGTCGCATGACCGCCAAAGGACGCCCGCGAAACGCGAATGGCAGCAAGGCGAGTGAGGCTGCCTGCCTGTGCGATGCACGCAGACAGGTCGGGAACAAGCGAACGAGACTTAGCCGCAAACTCCAATATTCTTACCATCAGCTTGCTGCTAGAGGAGACGTTACGTAA
- a CDS encoding DNA methyltransferase, with protein MKVVSQKTRISRKLAVNPSMLEEDRPDTIDISVIPGPRGLEDDKFPFEMLSDIAERESWRKEINRPLSHIHKWWAQRLGTVFRAMTIGALVPKGSNIIDLFYKPVRIKDAIVFDPFMGSGTTIGEALKLGARGIGRDINPVAYFLVKNALSIHDRPAILATFRDIERDVVSKVRPLYQATLPDGTVVDVLYYFWVKIVDCPACAESVDLFSSYIFARHAYPKKFPRAQAVCPTCGAINAVRNDAQKAYCHTCNRAFNPQIGPASRQKATCPACAHAFLIAKTIRATDRPPAHRLYAKLVLMPDGAKAYLPATDEDRALYAQTKETLNKFKNAYPIVPIEPGYNTNQALGYNYRYWHEMFNVRQLLGLSILADRIRQIPDTILCNLFTCLLSGALEFNNMFASYKGEGTGAVRHMFAHHILKPERTPLEANLWGTPKSSGSFSTLFEGRIKRSLDYAENPFELRLSNRSGKRISEKVFGLSEKIGFSIADSFSSFAAGKRVYLSCADSSATDLPEHSVDAVLTDPPFFDNVHYSQLADFFHVWQRHILGSNGYRQDYTTRSRNEVQSAEVNAFTDRLTAVWIEVHRILKDDGILAFTYHHSRPEGWRSVLHALMAAGFGITAAHPMKAEMSVAMPKHQAKEPINLDIIIVCRKRSQLQRHCWNGDLWETAMPIAAEQIRRLREGGRRLSRNDVRVIVMAQILRRLSVSHTVETALTLLDACSAETEALIEQLYTADKERTISNKMKE; from the coding sequence ATGAAAGTAGTAAGCCAGAAAACCCGGATATCTCGTAAGCTCGCTGTCAATCCTTCAATGCTTGAAGAAGATAGGCCGGACACAATAGATATATCGGTGATACCAGGCCCTCGTGGTCTAGAGGACGATAAATTTCCATTTGAAATGCTCAGTGATATTGCCGAGCGTGAGAGTTGGCGGAAGGAAATCAATCGGCCCTTATCTCATATTCATAAATGGTGGGCGCAGCGATTAGGAACAGTATTTCGAGCAATGACTATCGGTGCACTTGTACCGAAAGGCTCTAATATCATTGACCTTTTTTATAAGCCAGTACGCATAAAGGACGCTATTGTTTTTGATCCCTTTATGGGCAGCGGTACGACCATCGGCGAAGCGCTCAAGCTTGGAGCGCGGGGCATCGGTCGGGACATTAATCCCGTGGCCTACTTTCTCGTTAAGAATGCTCTTTCCATTCATGATCGCCCGGCAATCCTTGCCACTTTCCGGGATATAGAACGTGATGTGGTAAGTAAAGTGCGCCCACTCTACCAGGCAACCCTCCCTGATGGGACAGTGGTTGATGTTCTTTATTACTTTTGGGTCAAAATAGTTGACTGTCCAGCCTGCGCTGAATCTGTTGATCTCTTTTCATCATACATTTTTGCACGGCATGCCTATCCCAAGAAATTCCCGAGAGCGCAGGCTGTGTGTCCCACTTGCGGGGCAATCAACGCTGTCCGCAACGATGCACAAAAAGCATATTGTCATACGTGCAATAGGGCGTTTAATCCGCAGATTGGGCCTGCTAGTAGGCAGAAAGCCACGTGTCCCGCCTGTGCTCACGCCTTCTTAATTGCCAAGACGATTCGGGCGACTGATCGGCCGCCAGCTCACCGACTTTATGCCAAGCTTGTTCTCATGCCTGATGGAGCAAAGGCCTACCTGCCAGCTACGGATGAAGATCGGGCACTTTATGCACAGACAAAAGAGACTCTAAATAAGTTTAAGAATGCCTATCCGATTGTCCCGATTGAGCCCGGTTACAACACGAACCAAGCGCTTGGGTACAATTACCGCTACTGGCATGAAATGTTTAATGTACGGCAGTTGCTGGGCTTGTCTATTCTCGCCGACCGCATTCGTCAGATACCCGATACCATTCTCTGCAACCTATTTACATGCTTACTATCAGGCGCACTTGAGTTTAATAATATGTTTGCGTCCTATAAAGGTGAGGGTACGGGCGCAGTCCGGCATATGTTTGCCCATCATATTCTAAAGCCGGAGCGTACTCCCTTGGAGGCAAACCTCTGGGGCACGCCTAAAAGTTCGGGTTCTTTCTCAACCCTATTCGAGGGGCGGATCAAGCGGTCGCTTGATTATGCCGAAAACCCGTTCGAGCTTCGCCTTTCCAATAGGAGCGGGAAGAGGATTAGCGAGAAGGTGTTCGGACTCTCCGAAAAGATCGGTTTTTCGATTGCCGATAGCTTTTCTTCCTTTGCCGCAGGGAAGCGTGTTTATCTTTCCTGTGCCGATTCAAGCGCGACCGACCTGCCCGAGCACTCTGTTGATGCTGTCCTTACTGATCCCCCTTTCTTCGACAATGTTCATTACTCCCAGCTTGCTGATTTCTTCCACGTCTGGCAGCGCCACATTCTTGGTTCTAATGGGTATCGGCAAGACTATACCACTCGCTCAAGGAATGAAGTTCAGAGCGCTGAAGTGAATGCCTTTACTGATCGTCTCACCGCAGTATGGATTGAAGTACATCGTATCCTTAAGGATGACGGCATATTGGCGTTCACCTACCACCATTCCCGCCCGGAGGGTTGGCGTTCCGTCCTACACGCTCTTATGGCTGCTGGGTTTGGGATCACGGCTGCTCATCCCATGAAGGCTGAAATGTCAGTCGCCATGCCGAAGCATCAAGCCAAGGAGCCGATCAATCTGGATATTATCATCGTCTGCCGTAAGCGGTCACAGCTTCAGAGGCACTGCTGGAACGGCGATTTATGGGAAACAGCCATGCCTATCGCTGCTGAGCAGATTCGCCGGTTGCGGGAGGGAGGACGGCGGCTTAGTCGAAATGATGTTCGCGTCATCGTCATGGCGCAGATCTTAAGGCGGCTATCTGTCTCTCACACGGTAGAAACAGCTTTAACTCTGCTTGACGCCTGTAGTGCCGAGACTGAAGCACTTATTGAGCAACTCTATACTGCCGATAAGGAGAGAACAATCAGCAACAAGATGAAGGAGTAA
- a CDS encoding PIG-L deacetylase family protein: protein MNQILIISAHPDDMEIGMGGTAAKKAASGSHITSVILTDGRRSPNPFGWPEETLVEIRKQEATRAARVLGIKEVIFFALPDLKNTSHYHSAKERLSELIKQLRPEEVYSLHDHWDRHPTHRLAGQLTRKCIEETPLFIDALWAYEVWGLFSRWDRLEYIDDQIGKKMQAIGEHKSQLASIPYGEGILGLNRWRAVFADPQQTTPQGVFAEVFFTMKL, encoded by the coding sequence ATGAATCAAATTCTGATCATCAGCGCCCATCCGGATGACATGGAAATCGGAATGGGAGGTACTGCGGCCAAGAAAGCGGCCTCAGGTTCCCATATTACCTCGGTCATTTTAACTGATGGGAGGAGGAGCCCCAATCCCTTTGGCTGGCCGGAAGAAACCCTGGTGGAAATTCGTAAGCAGGAGGCCACTCGAGCAGCGAGAGTGCTAGGAATCAAAGAAGTTATTTTCTTTGCTCTCCCTGATCTAAAAAATACTTCCCATTACCATTCAGCAAAGGAGCGGCTTAGCGAGCTCATCAAGCAACTTCGCCCTGAAGAGGTCTATTCCCTCCACGATCACTGGGACCGGCATCCTACCCACCGGCTAGCGGGGCAACTAACCCGAAAATGTATCGAAGAAACACCCCTATTCATAGACGCCCTATGGGCTTACGAGGTTTGGGGATTATTTTCCCGCTGGGATCGCCTGGAATATATCGATGATCAGATAGGGAAAAAAATGCAGGCGATAGGAGAACATAAAAGCCAGCTCGCCTCCATTCCTTATGGGGAAGGTATTTTGGGCCTCAACCGGTGGCGGGCGGTCTTTGCCGATCCGCAACAAACCACCCCTCAAGGAGTCTTTGCGGAAGTTTTTTTTACCATGAAGCTATAG
- a CDS encoding urate hydroxylase PuuD gives MESITSLALDRWLHFLAGITWIGLLYYFNFVQAPAAAEAAKDQGGPGPAAIGKYITPRALLWFRWSALVTWLSGAYYLMAAPHYSLHGAFTLGIGANNIALTTIGMGAWLGTIMLFNVWVLIWPNQKKVLGLVVATEEEKAKAKRVAFLASRSNTLLSVPMLLFMGSASHGLPF, from the coding sequence ATGGAATCGATAACTTCATTAGCCCTTGATCGCTGGCTGCACTTTCTCGCGGGTATTACTTGGATTGGGCTACTGTACTATTTTAATTTTGTACAGGCACCCGCCGCGGCGGAAGCCGCCAAGGACCAAGGAGGACCCGGCCCAGCCGCTATTGGCAAATACATCACCCCCCGCGCCCTATTGTGGTTTAGGTGGTCGGCGCTGGTGACTTGGCTATCCGGGGCTTATTATTTAATGGCGGCGCCCCACTATAGCTTACATGGCGCATTTACCTTGGGTATAGGCGCCAACAATATAGCCCTGACTACCATTGGAATGGGCGCCTGGTTAGGGACGATCATGCTATTTAATGTCTGGGTTCTCATCTGGCCTAATCAGAAGAAAGTGCTAGGTTTAGTTGTCGCCACTGAGGAAGAAAAAGCCAAGGCCAAGCGAGTAGCGTTTCTCGCCTCCCGGAGCAATACTTTATTATCCGTGCCCATGCTTTTGTTTATGGGGAGCGCCTCTCACGGCCTGCCATTTTAA
- a CDS encoding CAP domain-containing protein, translated as MYLNRRMLCFAFFISALCSLSTVAFAIEEKLAIIKDNVNRRGLTLQVYTPPLAPENRLEAKLFQDVQIFGNVASLAAGNVSGAAGDEFIFLTHGRFGSNGLYLYTVKPEDGALFFRLLADDRSLERNVQFATLCDCDSDPEKELAVIKRLQNGSHQLIIYDLPTRRRGNALAIAGAANIGNNIIGLSAGDMAGDSKSELVIAQKNGNGTVRVEIYSPPSSLSDSLGPPLLSYSDLGRDIIPDGLAVGDFDNDSEDEIALVRSLKNGTYSLDILKAPTAFEDEAPVFIASDVNIGQNVAKITAFKIKAAGPSFNQPPQAVINANPQKGPLPLTVTLDGSNSQDADGFIQHYRWEFDNGQIITGPNLEYTYDTPGAHVVTLTVIDNENSKDSTQITIEVTEAANNNDTTDSQNLLPAEQELIKLINQERQKHNLASLKIHSALVAAAKGHSKDMAQNNFISHRGSNGSSPFTRMADAGYRFRTAGENVAAGYSSPQAVLTGWMNSPGHRRNILNASYCELGVGYAYQGRSTYRHYWTLTLGCR; from the coding sequence ATGTATCTCAATCGAAGAATGCTTTGCTTCGCTTTCTTTATATCAGCATTATGCTCCTTATCAACGGTTGCTTTTGCCATAGAAGAGAAATTAGCCATCATAAAAGATAACGTTAATAGACGGGGACTAACGCTTCAAGTATATACCCCGCCGCTTGCCCCCGAAAACAGGTTAGAGGCTAAGCTTTTTCAAGATGTCCAGATTTTTGGAAATGTTGCAAGCCTTGCAGCGGGAAATGTCAGTGGAGCAGCAGGCGATGAATTTATTTTCCTCACTCATGGAAGATTTGGAAGTAACGGCCTTTATCTCTATACGGTCAAGCCGGAAGATGGCGCCTTGTTTTTCCGCTTGCTGGCGGATGATAGGTCTCTGGAGAGAAATGTCCAATTTGCCACCCTCTGCGATTGCGATTCCGATCCTGAAAAAGAGCTAGCTGTCATTAAGCGCCTTCAAAACGGGAGCCATCAACTCATCATTTACGATCTTCCCACCCGCCGCCGGGGGAATGCTTTGGCAATTGCGGGCGCCGCGAATATTGGCAATAACATCATTGGCCTCAGCGCTGGTGATATGGCGGGTGACAGCAAAAGCGAGTTGGTCATCGCCCAAAAAAATGGAAACGGCACGGTTAGAGTAGAAATTTACTCACCTCCCTCTTCTCTTTCCGATAGCCTCGGACCACCGTTACTTAGCTATAGCGACCTCGGTAGGGATATTATACCGGATGGTCTTGCCGTGGGTGATTTCGATAATGATTCAGAGGATGAAATCGCACTTGTTCGCTCCCTAAAAAACGGAACTTACAGCTTAGACATCCTGAAAGCTCCCACTGCATTTGAAGATGAAGCCCCTGTTTTTATTGCGAGTGATGTCAACATCGGCCAAAACGTTGCCAAAATTACCGCTTTTAAAATAAAAGCCGCCGGGCCTTCCTTTAACCAACCTCCGCAAGCAGTGATTAATGCCAATCCCCAGAAAGGCCCCCTACCGCTCACCGTCACGCTTGATGGCAGCAATAGTCAGGATGCGGATGGATTTATTCAACACTACCGTTGGGAATTTGATAACGGCCAAATCATTACCGGTCCAAATCTCGAATACACCTACGACACGCCAGGGGCCCATGTAGTTACCCTAACGGTCATCGATAATGAAAACAGCAAAGATTCCACCCAAATCACCATTGAAGTAACGGAGGCTGCTAATAATAACGACACTACCGATAGCCAGAATCTTCTTCCCGCCGAGCAGGAGCTTATAAAGCTGATTAATCAAGAACGACAAAAGCATAATCTTGCTTCCCTGAAGATCCATAGTGCTCTTGTCGCTGCCGCAAAGGGACATTCCAAAGATATGGCTCAAAACAATTTTATCAGCCATAGGGGCTCAAACGGTTCAAGTCCATTTACCCGGATGGCCGATGCGGGTTATCGGTTTCGCACGGCAGGAGAAAATGTTGCCGCAGGGTATTCCTCGCCCCAGGCAGTGCTTACTGGCTGGATGAATAGCCCTGGACATCGGCGTAATATCTTAAACGCCAGTTACTGCGAATTGGGCGTGGGTTATGCCTATCAAGGAAGAAGCACCTATAGGCACTACTGGACTCTAACTCTAGGATGCCGCTAG